The proteins below are encoded in one region of Sporosarcina sp. FSL K6-1508:
- the recD2 gene encoding SF1B family DNA helicase RecD2, with protein MNSYIGKVAKVLYRNGDFLIAKMQTEVEELVIKGSIFGVDKGEEIQVQGDWETHPKFGKQLAVTFWERPIPQTKDQIIAFLASSLVKGCGAKQAVIIAEQLGEDALSIISQQGEQGLRNIKGIGQKRASNIVESVRSTFEVQRIIAELLVFGITASMAMRLYKEYQSNTVAILLENPYKLTELNLIGFLKADEVARKMGISPLSGFRIDACVNYLLKKTCFNSGHCYVLEDELLRDAEQALNHNTVEADKVSMDELAQSIYRLEEKHIVIEDNCVYPKFLFTYEDRLARKLSEMKGSRDGVALPSLDKQIIKYQKKQGIILAEKQRDAIRRLFEEQMLILTGGPGTGKTTVIRAMLNMYKGIHPENIICLAAPTGKASRQLSEVAGHDASTIHRLIGYQQGEIPVYNWQDKLPCDLLVVDEMSMVDVQLASLLMDALEKNTKILFVGDRDQLPSVSPGNVLSEMIRSGLPTVALTEVFRQALESQIISNAHRVNQGKSLLIDSDKGDFYFINQEDPKRIAALIIRSALRFQELGYSLSDILILSPMKKGPAGTLALNDQLRDALNPSDSTKKEWEIGKRLFRLGDKVIQIKNNQSKGVFNGDIGVITKISKEVNENNETVEKMTCDFMGIKVSYEKSETNELELGYAITIHKSQGGEAPIVIIPATTNHYVMLARNLMYTGMTRAKEKIVLIGTQKAMEIAIGNNKLTDRNSGLSSRITSYTEYNNRFGRDDASGGSG; from the coding sequence ATGAACTCTTATATTGGGAAGGTCGCAAAAGTTTTGTACCGGAACGGGGACTTCCTTATCGCTAAAATGCAGACAGAAGTAGAAGAGCTAGTCATAAAGGGCAGCATTTTCGGCGTCGATAAAGGTGAAGAAATTCAAGTGCAGGGTGATTGGGAAACGCATCCGAAATTCGGTAAACAACTTGCGGTAACGTTTTGGGAAAGACCGATACCGCAAACAAAAGATCAGATTATCGCTTTCCTTGCCTCTTCACTTGTAAAAGGCTGCGGAGCAAAGCAAGCAGTCATTATCGCTGAACAGTTGGGGGAGGATGCTCTAAGCATCATTTCACAGCAGGGTGAACAAGGCTTGAGAAACATTAAAGGAATAGGACAGAAGCGGGCCAGTAACATCGTGGAAAGTGTTCGCTCTACGTTCGAGGTACAGAGGATTATTGCGGAATTGCTTGTTTTTGGTATAACCGCAAGTATGGCCATGCGGCTGTATAAAGAGTACCAGTCTAATACTGTGGCCATTTTATTAGAAAACCCATACAAGCTAACAGAGTTAAATCTAATCGGATTTTTGAAAGCGGATGAAGTCGCTCGGAAGATGGGGATTTCCCCTTTGTCTGGATTTCGGATTGACGCTTGTGTGAACTATCTCTTGAAAAAAACGTGTTTTAATTCCGGCCATTGCTATGTCTTGGAGGACGAACTGCTAAGGGATGCAGAGCAAGCATTGAATCATAACACGGTCGAGGCTGATAAAGTATCGATGGATGAATTAGCGCAAAGTATTTACCGTTTGGAAGAGAAACATATCGTTATTGAAGATAATTGCGTTTACCCAAAGTTTTTATTCACATATGAAGATAGGTTAGCTCGGAAACTTTCAGAAATGAAGGGTTCCCGGGATGGCGTAGCATTGCCTTCGTTAGATAAACAGATAATAAAGTATCAAAAAAAGCAGGGAATTATCCTTGCCGAGAAGCAACGTGATGCGATTAGGCGGTTATTTGAAGAACAGATGTTAATACTCACTGGTGGTCCAGGAACAGGAAAGACAACCGTTATACGGGCGATGCTCAACATGTACAAAGGAATACATCCAGAAAACATAATATGCTTAGCTGCCCCAACTGGAAAGGCGAGTAGACAATTGTCTGAGGTGGCTGGACATGACGCATCTACAATCCATAGGCTGATTGGGTACCAACAAGGAGAAATTCCTGTCTACAATTGGCAAGATAAACTTCCTTGCGATTTGTTAGTCGTTGATGAAATGTCGATGGTGGATGTTCAGTTAGCTAGTTTACTGATGGATGCACTCGAAAAGAATACGAAAATTCTCTTTGTGGGTGACAGGGATCAATTACCATCGGTAAGTCCTGGGAACGTTCTAAGTGAAATGATTCGGTCAGGATTACCAACAGTAGCACTTACAGAAGTATTTAGACAAGCACTGGAAAGCCAAATCATTAGTAATGCCCATAGAGTTAATCAAGGTAAATCACTTCTTATCGACAGCGATAAAGGTGATTTTTATTTTATTAATCAAGAAGACCCAAAACGAATCGCAGCTTTGATTATTAGAAGTGCTTTACGTTTTCAAGAGTTAGGTTATTCATTATCGGACATTTTGATATTAAGTCCGATGAAAAAAGGACCTGCTGGAACACTTGCATTGAATGACCAGTTAAGAGATGCCTTAAACCCATCTGATTCGACCAAAAAGGAATGGGAGATAGGGAAAAGGCTATTCCGACTTGGTGATAAAGTCATTCAGATTAAAAATAATCAATCTAAAGGAGTTTTTAATGGCGATATCGGTGTGATTACCAAAATTTCAAAAGAAGTAAATGAAAATAATGAGACCGTTGAAAAAATGACATGCGATTTTATGGGAATAAAAGTATCATACGAAAAAAGTGAAACCAACGAATTGGAACTAGGCTATGCAATCACTATTCACAAATCACAAGGTGGTGAAGCACCAATAGTTATTATCCCTGCTACCACAAACCATTATGTTATGTTGGCTCGTAATTTAATGTACACAGGCATGACTAGGGCAAAAGAAAAGATCGTGTTAATCGGTACACAAAAAGCGATGGAGATTGCTATTGGAAATAATAAACTAACTGACAGAAACAGTGGCTTATCAAGTCGTATCACCTCATATACCGAATATAACAACCGATTCGGTAGGGACGATGCAAGCGGTGGGAGTGGGTGA
- a CDS encoding site-specific integrase, whose amino-acid sequence MARYEKYETKKGIRWKYIVETGVNPQTGKRKRIVKRGFAKERDAKKEALEVEYQFNSGNLITKEDVSFIQFSQQWYSTYSTSIERPVKESTLKTRRYALLVLNDYFNNVEITDIDHNMYQKFLFTLKKAGNLENTMKIINSTANMIFNKARKDRIIIQNPTEFTSIPREILTVDQIENQTIEEKYFEKDELHKFLNTAKKISDEDYVIFLVLAWTGLRIGELCALKWSDVNFEERLIRVTKTYYSEYYKIEDFKITPPKTKKSIREIEVEDDVIEVLSKHKGMQDELKAKMKGLYHDHDFIYARSKRSFCGYPIGTQSMRYRMKIIINQSGIKKRLSPHSLRHTHTSLLAEAGVGLPEIMARLGHKSDKTTTDIYLHVTKERRREASSKFGSLMRTQKTNQDTDN is encoded by the coding sequence ATGGCTAGATACGAAAAGTATGAAACAAAGAAAGGTATTCGGTGGAAGTACATTGTTGAAACTGGTGTTAATCCACAAACGGGTAAAAGGAAAAGAATCGTAAAACGAGGTTTTGCGAAAGAAAGGGACGCAAAAAAAGAGGCATTGGAGGTTGAATATCAATTCAATAGTGGAAATCTTATCACTAAAGAAGATGTATCCTTTATTCAATTCTCACAACAATGGTATTCAACATATTCGACTTCTATTGAACGACCTGTGAAAGAAAGTACGTTAAAAACGAGGAGATACGCCCTATTGGTTCTGAATGATTACTTTAATAACGTAGAAATTACAGACATAGATCATAATATGTATCAAAAGTTTTTGTTTACTCTAAAAAAGGCAGGCAACTTGGAGAATACAATGAAAATAATTAATTCCACAGCTAACATGATATTTAATAAAGCAAGGAAAGATAGGATTATTATTCAAAATCCTACCGAGTTTACTTCAATACCGAGAGAAATATTAACAGTCGATCAAATTGAAAACCAAACAATAGAAGAAAAGTATTTTGAAAAAGACGAATTACATAAGTTCTTGAATACCGCTAAGAAAATTAGTGATGAAGACTATGTAATATTTCTTGTCTTGGCTTGGACGGGTCTACGAATAGGAGAGCTTTGTGCCTTAAAATGGTCAGATGTTAATTTTGAAGAAAGATTAATACGTGTAACGAAAACATACTATAGCGAGTACTATAAAATTGAAGATTTTAAAATCACACCACCTAAAACCAAAAAGTCAATACGTGAAATTGAAGTCGAAGATGATGTAATTGAAGTTCTTTCAAAACATAAAGGTATGCAAGATGAGTTAAAGGCGAAGATGAAAGGACTATACCACGATCATGACTTTATATACGCACGAAGCAAACGATCTTTTTGCGGCTATCCCATTGGTACCCAATCAATGAGATATCGTATGAAGATTATTATAAATCAAAGTGGAATAAAAAAACGATTGTCACCACACAGCCTACGACACACGCATACTTCCCTACTTGCGGAGGCTGGTGTGGGTTTACCTGAAATCATGGCAAGACTCGGTCACAAGAGCGATAAGACAACGACAGATATATATTTGCACGTTACTAAAGAACGAAGACGTGAAGCATCCTCGAAATTTGGTTCTCTTATGAGGACGCAAAAAACCAATCAGGATACAGATAACTGA
- a CDS encoding helix-turn-helix domain-containing protein has protein sequence MSISNIYGNGDHMNLGGRLKKEREKRNWSQIYVAQKVNITNAVLSNYERGIRDPDTETLKKLADLYEVSVDLLLDRTDYLSVTEKNEKEFQSVIKDPGLKRWYSELPKSDEEDLRKLRKMWDIIKNEDK, from the coding sequence TTGTCTATAAGCAATATATATGGAAATGGTGATCATATGAATTTAGGCGGTAGGTTGAAAAAGGAAAGAGAAAAAAGAAACTGGTCCCAGATTTATGTTGCTCAAAAAGTTAATATTACGAATGCAGTATTATCGAACTACGAGAGAGGCATTCGAGATCCCGATACTGAAACCCTAAAAAAGTTAGCAGATCTTTATGAGGTTTCTGTCGACTTGCTATTAGATCGCACGGATTACCTTTCAGTAACGGAAAAAAACGAGAAAGAATTTCAATCTGTTATTAAAGATCCTGGGTTGAAACGCTGGTATTCAGAACTACCTAAATCAGATGAGGAAGATTTACGTAAGTTACGTAAAATGTGGGACATTATTAAAAACGAGGACAAATGA
- a CDS encoding transcription termination/antitermination NusG family protein, with amino-acid sequence MAYFVIQVRTGAEIEVKEILKTVLLRSGDSMVKAIYAMETYAEIIREDNTYVDLSPLDTEDITDHLYVKRIQAGLNNLRTACDNLKVYKDAKSLALLDSYRDNIRELSKELRDARKGTKKISSVLTGYILVELNVDFYYFPDNLWHLVKSIPNVTGIPSKYNIPQEEVDAFFHQIDVTPEVEMEFEELLSDDEIIVVRNELLHEANTVVGTLEEIDFLEEIDSLDTNLLDYIEDIKVAIVPTNPMKKVVDRCKAFIHRKRQKIVMPSTLFLNLYNEIEMQSLFLTPSTFDFIHRFKKFAYQQSGGRIE; translated from the coding sequence ATGGCTTACTTTGTGATTCAGGTTCGTACAGGTGCGGAAATTGAAGTGAAAGAAATTTTGAAAACCGTTTTGCTTAGATCTGGTGATTCTATGGTCAAAGCAATCTATGCAATGGAAACTTATGCGGAAATCATTCGTGAGGATAATACTTATGTCGATTTGTCTCCTTTGGACACGGAAGACATTACAGATCACTTGTACGTAAAAAGAATTCAGGCCGGTTTGAACAACCTACGCACGGCTTGCGACAATCTGAAAGTATACAAAGACGCCAAATCTCTAGCCTTGCTCGATAGCTATAGGGACAACATCCGCGAACTTTCGAAGGAATTGAGAGATGCTCGAAAAGGGACAAAGAAAATCAGTAGCGTGTTAACTGGGTACATCTTAGTTGAGCTGAATGTAGATTTTTATTATTTTCCGGATAACCTGTGGCATTTAGTGAAATCGATACCGAATGTAACTGGAATTCCTAGTAAATACAATATTCCACAAGAAGAAGTAGATGCATTCTTTCATCAGATTGATGTTACACCGGAAGTGGAAATGGAGTTTGAAGAACTTCTATCCGACGATGAAATCATTGTTGTTAGAAATGAACTTCTGCATGAAGCGAACACGGTTGTGGGTACGCTTGAGGAAATTGATTTCCTTGAAGAAATTGATTCCCTGGATACTAATCTACTCGATTACATTGAAGATATAAAAGTAGCAATTGTACCTACTAATCCCATGAAGAAAGTGGTAGACCGATGTAAAGCATTTATCCACCGAAAACGCCAAAAAATTGTGATGCCAAGTACATTGTTTTTGAATCTTTACAATGAAATTGAGATGCAAAGCCTTTTCCTGACCCCGAGCACTTTTGACTTCATTCATCGTTTTAAAAAATTTGCGTACCAACAAAGCGGGGGAAGGATCGAATGA
- a CDS encoding MarR family transcriptional regulator, giving the protein MDMHDALETAEKHARLRDGEKLVDVAAVAIEEQKANEQGYALYKLKDKNKALFVQAIQENLDVLIRKEFLTNAELGFLFSLMPLIQLHSNGITDRGSGQFMTVSEIAKYLNRDRTGISATIQSLLEKGILFELVDSQEIKEHKRSVTRRPLFMNPEIIYAGNRNRINATLSKLVIEFDKLERKKVLLSWKLWIKNGEEFGRLYSRKSYLEFKKLK; this is encoded by the coding sequence ATGGATATGCATGACGCGTTAGAGACGGCAGAAAAGCACGCCAGACTTCGCGATGGTGAAAAGCTAGTGGATGTAGCTGCTGTTGCAATAGAAGAACAGAAGGCAAATGAGCAAGGTTACGCCCTATACAAGCTGAAGGATAAAAACAAAGCATTGTTTGTTCAAGCAATTCAAGAAAACCTCGATGTGCTTATCAGGAAAGAGTTCCTGACGAATGCAGAGTTAGGTTTTCTTTTTTCTTTGATGCCGTTGATTCAGCTGCATTCAAATGGAATTACCGATAGAGGAAGCGGACAATTTATGACAGTATCAGAAATTGCGAAGTATCTAAATCGTGATCGTACTGGAATCAGTGCAACAATCCAAAGTTTGCTTGAAAAAGGGATATTATTTGAACTGGTGGATTCACAAGAGATTAAAGAACATAAAAGAAGTGTTACTCGTAGACCATTATTTATGAATCCTGAAATCATTTATGCCGGAAATCGAAACAGAATAAATGCTACATTATCAAAGTTAGTTATCGAATTTGACAAACTGGAAAGAAAAAAGGTGTTGCTTTCTTGGAAGTTATGGATAAAAAATGGCGAAGAGTTCGGGAGATTGTACAGCAGAAAAAGTTATTTGGAATTCAAAAAACTGAAATGA
- a CDS encoding helix-turn-helix domain-containing protein has translation MTTVNERIGILRKEKKISQSVIANMLNISVQAYSMKERGKRPLYSCELEVIAAQLKVPVSNFFEN, from the coding sequence ATGACAACTGTAAATGAGAGGATTGGGATTTTAAGGAAAGAGAAGAAAATCAGTCAATCGGTAATTGCGAACATGCTAAACATTAGTGTACAAGCTTACAGTATGAAAGAAAGAGGAAAGCGACCACTTTATTCCTGCGAGTTAGAAGTGATAGCAGCACAATTAAAAGTTCCGGTTTCAAATTTTTTTGAGAACTGA
- a CDS encoding DUF5348 domain-containing protein: MKGELMMKLLADAINSYLSAEHNIQRLLTESKELMDNVNVYRLNSEDAQQYHTLYQAIQGLEEAHNSIVDLSKEVQLEGYLQKNEWDRYELCGRELTSGSSVDVWRDDPEMKEGGYYVQSRIEHRGDDYYCVAMPYIKLEGLKARYRALP, translated from the coding sequence ATGAAAGGGGAATTAATGATGAAATTACTTGCGGATGCAATAAACTCTTATCTTTCTGCAGAACACAATATTCAACGTCTTTTAACCGAATCGAAAGAATTGATGGATAACGTCAATGTGTACAGATTGAATTCTGAAGACGCCCAACAATATCACACGCTATATCAAGCGATACAAGGACTCGAAGAGGCACATAATTCTATTGTCGATTTAAGCAAGGAGGTCCAACTGGAAGGATATTTACAAAAGAACGAATGGGATCGGTATGAATTATGCGGCCGAGAACTGACCAGCGGCTCCTCCGTGGATGTTTGGAGAGATGACCCGGAAATGAAGGAAGGTGGCTATTATGTCCAATCTCGAATTGAACATCGAGGAGATGATTATTATTGTGTAGCAATGCCGTATATAAAGCTAGAGGGGCTGAAGGCTCGATACAGGGCGCTGCCTTGA
- a CDS encoding ParM/StbA family protein produces MENVAVDLGYGFVKAISSSGKRVIFPSLVGKGYNRGITNILGDTPNDLANMHVTISGEDYFVGELANESRSLSRIFERERFNHMYTHILLNTAIQLVTDGRGGSINLSTGLPLDFYQAQAKDFQTSVTGIQSHIEWMSGPLVEGTKQVNIERALVFPQGASAIFSALINHEGKYTYPDLMHQGSLVGLVDIGFRTTDFVVVEIQENGSFIPKAKLSGTVDDGVNNLYRDIRQAYKTQTGGADLSEHYISRILKDEQLTYKGNKIDFSQIIQSSKKSIATNIVDRLKNVWAEESDLFDAIFLAGGGGELFEPFIQPHFDNRLVKIIESQFANTIGYLRLGKSVFDQLERRKTVM; encoded by the coding sequence TTGGAAAACGTTGCAGTCGATTTAGGCTATGGATTTGTCAAAGCAATATCATCATCAGGAAAGCGTGTCATATTCCCATCGCTAGTCGGGAAAGGGTATAACAGGGGAATCACAAATATCCTCGGAGATACACCGAACGATTTAGCGAATATGCATGTAACAATTAGTGGTGAAGATTATTTTGTCGGAGAGCTGGCAAATGAATCCCGCTCATTATCCCGCATATTTGAACGTGAGCGGTTCAATCATATGTACACACACATTCTACTCAATACAGCCATTCAGCTTGTCACGGACGGGAGAGGAGGTTCTATCAATCTTTCGACGGGTCTTCCATTAGATTTTTATCAGGCGCAAGCAAAGGATTTCCAAACATCTGTTACAGGTATTCAATCACATATTGAATGGATGTCAGGACCTTTAGTTGAAGGTACAAAACAGGTGAACATTGAACGAGCTCTAGTGTTTCCACAAGGTGCTTCAGCCATCTTCTCTGCATTGATTAATCACGAAGGGAAATATACGTATCCTGACTTAATGCATCAGGGGTCACTAGTTGGCCTAGTTGATATCGGATTCAGGACGACCGATTTTGTTGTAGTTGAAATCCAAGAGAACGGTTCGTTCATTCCGAAGGCAAAGCTATCCGGTACTGTGGATGACGGTGTGAACAATCTTTACAGGGATATTCGTCAAGCTTATAAAACACAAACAGGTGGAGCGGATTTAAGTGAACATTATATCTCACGAATTTTAAAGGATGAACAATTGACCTATAAAGGCAACAAGATTGATTTTAGCCAGATTATCCAATCAAGTAAAAAGTCCATTGCTACAAATATTGTTGATCGATTAAAAAACGTATGGGCTGAAGAATCCGATTTATTTGATGCGATTTTCTTAGCCGGTGGTGGGGGTGAACTATTTGAGCCATTTATCCAGCCCCACTTTGATAACCGTTTAGTGAAGATTATAGAAAGCCAGTTTGCAAATACCATCGGCTATTTGAGATTAGGTAAATCTGTATTTGATCAATTAGAGCGACGGAAAACTGTGATGTGA
- a CDS encoding ImmA/IrrE family metallo-endopeptidase, which produces MLKTSNLSLLEEKVYSIYLSVNISEPSQISHDDLIENIADLLGIKTYYFDESSEANNLGGVYRIFLNENQTKQEVWQDFGHELAHILGHEGYQLSMHEPFRAYQEWQAEHFAYHFCVPTFLLNQMSLPQLRCEAVGVIINTFNVEPDFATERLEKWLQSKVGNLYWNVSAN; this is translated from the coding sequence ATGTTAAAAACATCTAATTTGTCCTTACTAGAAGAGAAAGTTTATTCGATTTATCTTTCGGTCAATATTTCAGAACCTTCTCAAATTTCTCATGATGATTTGATCGAAAACATTGCCGACCTACTTGGTATAAAAACTTATTACTTTGACGAATCGAGTGAAGCTAATAATTTGGGAGGTGTCTACCGCATTTTTCTAAATGAAAATCAAACGAAACAAGAGGTTTGGCAAGACTTCGGACATGAATTGGCTCACATTTTAGGACATGAGGGTTATCAATTGTCCATGCATGAGCCATTCCGGGCGTATCAGGAATGGCAAGCAGAGCATTTCGCATATCATTTTTGTGTCCCAACATTTTTGTTGAATCAAATGAGCCTACCACAACTCCGCTGTGAAGCTGTAGGAGTGATTATAAACACGTTTAATGTAGAGCCTGATTTCGCTACCGAGAGGTTGGAGAAGTGGCTGCAGTCGAAGGTTGGCAACTTGTATTGGAATGTTTCTGCGAATTGA
- a CDS encoding metal-dependent hydrolase yields MEWSTHALSGMVAGYAVTGGDWRGAVIGGIAGIVPDLDEPKSKFGKLFFFISIPLNSVFGHRTFTHSLLFSLLAGVFIYPFTDWWVGLSVGAGILAHIAGDMLTGKVKFFYPSAKSVGIAISLFSFTLIDRITRLLLIIFIGWVLITKINLDL; encoded by the coding sequence GTGGAATGGTCCACACATGCTTTATCAGGAATGGTTGCCGGATACGCAGTTACAGGAGGTGATTGGCGAGGAGCTGTCATTGGAGGAATAGCTGGTATCGTACCGGATCTCGATGAACCAAAGTCGAAGTTCGGAAAGTTGTTCTTTTTTATCTCAATACCACTTAATTCTGTATTTGGTCATCGGACTTTTACGCATTCCTTGTTATTTTCATTATTAGCAGGGGTTTTTATATACCCGTTTACAGATTGGTGGGTGGGTTTATCAGTAGGTGCAGGAATACTTGCGCATATAGCAGGGGACATGCTGACTGGAAAAGTGAAGTTCTTCTATCCGTCAGCTAAATCTGTTGGGATTGCAATATCGTTATTCAGTTTTACATTGATAGATAGAATCACAAGACTGTTACTCATCATTTTTATCGGTTGGGTTCTAATTACAAAAATAAATTTGGATTTATAG
- a CDS encoding conjugal transfer protein has translation MKRRLNKPTDSKESLFKRSMDVLKKTSENEKRKKEIRKHEKKSKPKGYRAKRLGAITFWMLFLFMLLIVFVNVFSTGEKSNAANDSDEAFLNKATSAEGIEFSKSFVSAYFTWDVVNEKRSERIERLGYYLPEKLSEQAIASDKKWNSAIARENIVLKEVEDIGDSKASITFQVKVVFEKPSIQEKKKDDKSAEKPAAGPEKVRTMKYISVPVFYDEDENRFIVYELPSFSYVDEKNIDKSLDPETDGLKSVVDGSTQNIKAFLETFFEAYANDSKDKLTYIVEDPQHQNGLNQTMDFVRLKNTEIFEGKRANEKVIRTEVVLAEPETGIEFNSTYLLVVEEKEMRYTVLLVNDKKYIDDLKQKKKVDDESHGKFEANEVQPQMEENVETDETNE, from the coding sequence TTGAAAAGACGATTGAATAAGCCGACAGATTCGAAAGAAAGTCTGTTCAAAAGGTCAATGGATGTTTTAAAGAAAACCTCCGAAAATGAAAAACGGAAAAAAGAAATACGAAAACATGAAAAGAAAAGCAAACCGAAAGGGTACCGGGCTAAAAGGCTTGGCGCAATCACTTTCTGGATGCTTTTTTTATTTATGTTGCTTATTGTATTCGTGAATGTGTTTTCAACGGGTGAGAAATCGAATGCAGCGAATGATTCCGACGAGGCATTTTTGAATAAAGCTACTTCTGCAGAAGGTATCGAGTTCTCGAAAAGTTTCGTCTCGGCCTATTTCACATGGGATGTTGTAAATGAGAAACGAAGTGAGCGGATAGAACGACTTGGCTATTATTTACCTGAAAAGTTAAGTGAACAAGCCATTGCTAGTGATAAGAAATGGAACTCAGCGATTGCCCGCGAAAACATCGTTCTGAAGGAAGTAGAAGATATCGGGGATTCCAAAGCAAGTATTACTTTTCAAGTGAAAGTAGTATTTGAAAAACCGTCCATTCAAGAAAAGAAGAAAGATGATAAGTCGGCAGAAAAACCAGCTGCTGGACCTGAAAAGGTCAGGACGATGAAGTATATCTCCGTACCAGTTTTCTATGATGAAGACGAAAACCGTTTCATCGTTTATGAATTACCTAGTTTTTCATACGTGGATGAGAAGAATATAGATAAGAGTCTTGATCCTGAAACAGATGGGCTAAAGTCCGTGGTAGATGGGAGTACCCAAAATATCAAGGCTTTTCTAGAAACATTCTTTGAAGCGTATGCGAACGATTCAAAAGACAAACTGACCTATATCGTCGAGGACCCACAACATCAGAATGGACTGAACCAGACGATGGACTTTGTCAGACTGAAAAACACAGAAATCTTTGAAGGGAAGAGAGCTAACGAGAAAGTCATCAGAACGGAAGTAGTATTGGCTGAACCAGAAACGGGAATTGAATTCAATTCCACTTATCTTTTGGTAGTGGAAGAGAAGGAGATGCGTTATACCGTTTTATTAGTCAACGACAAAAAGTACATTGACGACTTGAAACAGAAAAAGAAAGTAGATGATGAATCACATGGGAAATTTGAAGCAAATGAAGTCCAGCCCCAAATGGAAGAGAACGTTGAAACTGATGAAACAAATGAATAA